AAAGATCTGGTAATATGAAAATAGAGGTGAATGTACTAGATGTAAATGACAATGCACCAATATTTAACCAATCAGTTTACAGAGCAACAGTAGAAGAAAATTCACCCAAAGGAACTTATATTACAACTGTAAACGCTAGTGATGCAGATAGTGGCGCAAATAGTTTGCTTTCATACAGCTTTACTAATTTTAAAGGgaatataaatgacatttttaaaattgatGAAAAAACAGGTGTTATTACTCTAGCTGGGGTGCTTGACTATGAAAAAGCAAAGAAATACGAAATTGATATTGAAGCAAAAGACCAAGGTGGTTTAGGAAACTCTGCTAAAGTCATAGTTGATTTAATTGATGTTAATGATAATGCACCTGTTATCAGTGTTATGTCATTTTCAAGCCCAGTGACTGAAGACGCAACTATTGGCACAACTATCGCTATTTTCAGTGTCAAAGATCTAGATGCAGGAGACAATGGCCACGTTGACTGTACAATTGATCGAAACACACCATTCAAACTTCAGTCTTCACTGCGGAATTATTACACTTTAGTCACTGATGCTGCTTTAGATCGAGAACATGTGTCAGATTATAATATCACAATCACAGCGACAGATTCAGGGTCTCCTGCGCTTTCCAGTCAGAAAActttaaatctgaaagtatCAGATATTAATGACAATCCACCCAGGTTTCGAAAGAGTGTTTACACTGCATACGTTACTGAAAATAATTCTCCTGGTCTGTCCATATTTACTCTGAGTGCTCAAGATGATGACTGGAACCAGAACGCTCGTATTTCGTATCTTCTTGATGAAGCTACAGTGGGTGGATCCCCTGTTTCCTCTTTTATATCAGTAAATGCTGACAGTGGAGTGGTACACGCACTGCGCGGTTTTGattatgaacaaatgaaaagtgttCGTGTCTGTGTGAAAGCACAAGATGGAGGCTCTCCACCCCTCAGCACTAATGTGACTTTAGACATTATAATCCAAGATCAGAATGACAACGCTCCTCAGGTTCTGTATCCAGTACAGACTGGAGGTTCAGTGGTGGCTGAGATTGTGCCTCGTGCTGCAGATGTTGGATATCTCGTCACTAAAGTGGTGGCTGTTGATGTGGACTCTGGACAAAATGCCTGGCTCTCCTATAAACTACAGAAAGCTACAGACAGAGCGCTGTTTGAAGTGGGTTTACAGAATGGAGAAATAAGAACTGTGCGACAAGTGACTGATAAAGATGCTGTCAAACAGAAACTCACTGTTGTTGTGGAGGATAACGGACAGCCCTCTCGCTCAGCTGTGGTCTCCATTAACGTGGCTGTGGCTGACAGCTTTCCTGAAGTGTTGTCAGAGTTCACAGACTTTACGCATGAAAAACAATATAACGACAACTTGACTTTTTATTTAGTTCTCGCACTGGCCGCTGTTTCTTTCCTATTTATCACTTGTGTGGTTGTGATAATATCAGTAAAGATCTACAGATGGAGACAATCTCGCTTCCTCTATCAGTCCAATCTGCCTGTTATTCCGTACTATCCACCGCATTACGCAGACACAGGAGTCACTGGAACTCTGCCGCACGGGTATAATTATGAAGTGTGCATGACGACTGACTCGAGGAAGAGTGACTGTAAGTTTTCTACACTCGGTGGACAGAACGTTTTAGTGGTGGACCCGAGTTTCACTGAGACGATGCAGCGCGCAATGAAGGAAAAAAACTGCTCAGAAGAtccagaattgcaagaaatggTAAGATCACCTGCTCTTAAAAAACTGATATAAAGCATATATAATCTTAAAATTGCATGCAGTAAATTATAGCTAGTAATATTAGAAAGGGCGTTACATTATCTGTAACACTTTGCAATAAGGTTTAGTTCGTTAGCATTAAATAATGCATTAGCTACCATGAActaaaaatagcatattttacaacatttatttatatagaatGCAGTTAATTTTTGTATAGGCTACTATACATTtctaacattttaacattttttttccaggtTGTATAACTCAATATCTGTTAACGTATTTTGAACCAAAATGAATTGGGAATAAACAAtagtatatttattaaataatattgacCTAGATCATTAAAtgttattgttcattgttagttcataccTAGTGCATTAGCCATGTGTTAACAAACTGAAGCTAGGTCTATTTGTGCAGTATTATCTTAAAAAAAAGTGCCATTCATAAGGTCCTGTCTGTAAAGGAGTTTATCTCTCATATTACTAGATAGTTATTATTTATCTTTTCACTGCCATACGCACGGTAATATTAAAATTTACGAGAACGATGGGCGGTTGTTTGGTTATATAGTTCTTTTGGGATGTTTCATCCTGTTCTATTTTAGTTGAGATCAAATGAGGTAATCCTAGTTCTGAGACACTTCACAGGTTTTATAtgtgttgtttctctttctcaACTCTAAGGGCCGCTGTTGATTTGTAGAAAAGCATGTATGTGATCTCCTGTGATTGGTGGAGTTGTGCTGATGCTGGTTAGGAGATTGTGGAGGAGACTAAAGAGATTCGATGAAGGGAGACAGTCACTGACTAAAAGCAGCCGAGCTGGATTACTTTGTGCATATTCTAATTGCTGAGCATCATCTTAATGTTgtaatttaaatacataatgtttaaaatgtgtgtGATTA
This genomic stretch from Megalobrama amblycephala isolate DHTTF-2021 linkage group LG2, ASM1881202v1, whole genome shotgun sequence harbors:
- the LOC125259562 gene encoding protocadherin beta-3-like isoform X22, producing MFVASVYRRIHCDQSRGQPLDRVFLWRVLFIMAVYSISNINAQIRYSVPEEMKKGSLIGNIAHDLGLDVQRLRAGRARIVSGDSTEYVELKTDKGILVVKERIDREQLCAETTPCSFTFEIILDNPMELHHVTVEILDVNDHSPTFAKGEINLEISESATSGALFLLGGADDPDVGLNALQNYMMSPNDYFILKQHSRPDGVKYAEMVLQKPLDREQHPRLSLILTAVDGGNPQRSGNMKIEVNVLDVNDNAPIFNQSVYRATVEENSPKGTYITTVNASDADSGANSLLSYSFTNFKGNINDIFKIDEKTGVITLAGVLDYEKAKKYEIDIEAKDQGGLGNSAKVIVDLIDVNDNAPVISVMSFSSPVTEDATIGTTIAIFSVKDLDAGDNGHVDCTIDRNTPFKLQSSLRNYYTLVTDAALDREHVSDYNITITATDSGSPALSSQKTLNLKVSDINDNPPRFRKSVYTAYVTENNSPGLSIFTLSAQDDDWNQNARISYLLDEATVGGSPVSSFISVNADSGVVHALRGFDYEQMKSVRVCVKAQDGGSPPLSTNVTLDIIIQDQNDNAPQVLYPVQTGGSVVAEIVPRAADVGYLVTKVVAVDVDSGQNAWLSYKLQKATDRALFEVGLQNGEIRTVRQVTDKDAVKQKLTVVVEDNGQPSRSAVVSINVAVADSFPEVLSEFTDFTHEKQYNDNLTFYLVLALAAVSFLFITCVVVIISVKIYRWRQSRFLYQSNLPVIPYYPPHYADTGVTGTLPHGYNYEVCMTTDSRKSDCKFSTLGGQNVLVVDPSFTETMQRAMKEKNCSEDPELQEMQKPPNSDWRFPPNQRPGPSGAGVRPDEAGAGAGVIAGTGPWPNPPTEAEQLQALMAAANEVSEATATLGPRYNPQYGPDYRQNVYIPGSTATLTANPQQQVPQQALPPPQALPPAEVPKAAQTPASKKKPTKKDKK
- the LOC125259562 gene encoding protocadherin beta-3-like isoform X7, whose product is MFVASVYRRIHCDQSRGQPLDRVFLWRVLFIMAVYSISNINAQIRYSVPEEMKKGSLIGNIAHDLGLDVQRLRAGRARIVSGDSTEYVELKTDKGILVVKERIDREQLCAETTPCSFTFEIILDNPMELHHVTVEILDVNDHSPTFAKGEINLEISESATSGALFLLGGADDPDVGLNALQNYMMSPNDYFILKQHSRPDGVKYAEMVLQKPLDREQHPRLSLILTAVDGGNPQRSGNMKIEVNVLDVNDNAPIFNQSVYRATVEENSPKGTYITTVNASDADSGANSLLSYSFTNFKGNINDIFKIDEKTGVITLAGVLDYEKAKKYEIDIEAKDQGGLGNSAKVIVDLIDVNDNAPVISVMSFSSPVTEDATIGTTIAIFSVKDLDAGDNGHVDCTIDRNTPFKLQSSLRNYYTLVTDAALDREHVSDYNITITATDSGSPALSSQKTLNLKVSDINDNPPRFRKSVYTAYVTENNSPGLSIFTLSAQDDDWNQNARISYLLDEATVGGSPVSSFISVNADSGVVHALRGFDYEQMKSVRVCVKAQDGGSPPLSTNVTLDIIIQDQNDNAPQVLYPVQTGGSVVAEIVPRAADVGYLVTKVVAVDVDSGQNAWLSYKLQKATDRALFEVGLQNGEIRTVRQVTDKDAVKQKLTVVVEDNGQPSRSAVVSINVAVADSFPEVLSEFTDFTHEKQYNDNLTFYLVLALAAVSFLFITCVVVIISVKIYRWRQSRFLYQSNLPVIPYYPPHYADTGVTGTLPHGYNYEVCMTTDSRKSDCKFSTLGGQNVLVVDPSFTETMQRAMKEKNCSEDPELQEMQKPPNSDWRFPPNQRPGPSGTHRFHTLQQRWTPYEKSRAGVRPDEAGAGAGVIAGTGPWPNPPTEAEQLQALMAAANEVSEATATLGPRYNPQYGPDYRQNVYIPGSTATLTANPQQQVPQQALPPPQALPPAEVPKAAQTPASKKKPTKKDKK